The window TCCCCTTAAGTGTATCTTTTTTACATGATGAACCTAATCTAGATTAACATACCAGCTGATGATGGTGCATGTGGAAGCCCTCACAGCTCTCAATGGTTCAGGCTGGCATCAAAGGTCActggaaaataaacaacaataagtCTGCAattactaaaaaaacaacaaaactttagGAAGACATACCGTATTTGTGtcttataatctatgacacccatggatcattatgttataatttgcacatttttaattgcaatattcatctaaaacgacttaagaaAGAAGCAGGTCCATTGAcatccacgttagaaaactgcagtgcccaatgggaactgACATCACATCAAACGTCATAAAAAAAGAGCTGTACAGCTGTCACCGCCGATGGAATGCAGCAGGTCACACTAGAGAAAAGCAGATTTTGTgttaatttgtaccaaaaagaCAACGCGACACTGCCAAATCCAAtgcatcgattaagaaaataaaattggaaaattaGGTTCAAAACAGTGGTGTGAAAAACGGGGaatgatcagcaatatggcatcttgaaaataagcgattaaagactgctcaaacatgcacgaatcacaaacaacttcgagagggtaaatgaaaagGGGACACAGCAAACCAAgcttaaaagctctgaaaagttgattttgcataaaggtgcacaatgtaacttttccagtgggggtccaccacctgctagtctccagatgtttttgttttgtgtggaaTGCTCCACTGTAtagtattatatttatatatgttgcatttattcaatctgtcgttataataataatttaaaaaaaaagtgttattacTGTGAGCACCGGGGAGGtcagtctctccacagatctgaggtGGAGCCAGAGCTAGATCACAGTATTGATATAATCATGATTCATGTTTTCAAGAAGTGGCTGGGGGAAAGTGTTTGTTTCTAATAGAGttgcattaaacagaaaatcGTGGAATCGTGATAAGGCGATTTGACCAAAATAGCATATCATCACAGGGATGAGATCATGATTAGATTTTTATCACATTGCCCAGCcccatctgacctgtaacttgatggTGTAAACTGCCCGTCTCCACAGAGCATCtacaaaaatttaaattacagcATATAGCCTAGcttgttttctcaaaatgtgtCAGACAACAAAAAGTAATGCATTTCATGACTCTAGTGCAAAGTCAAATGTTGCATAAGCTATACTTTAACCGAGTCCATGTTTTCACAAAATATGgatgaagttaaaaaaaaacaacaacaacaaaacaaaacattgatgCCAGCTAGCTAATTTCTGTAGTGTAAAGCTAGGAAGCAAGCTAATTCTTACCTTGtctaagaataaaataaataaataaataaataaaaaataaggggATTTACCTTATCAAGATCGAAATTTTTTATTATGGTCCCCTGCTGCCTAACGACCCACGTGACTtcagagtaaaagtaaaggtcTGCTGCCCCTCAGTGGACATTCGGTAGCACTGCAGGCATGAAATTGTAACACGTCAACGTCCCTCAAAAAAGCTACAAAATCACCACTTATCACAAGATGGGAATGAAAACGAAATAGACAACTAATTATGggtgaaataacaaaaaatgtgtgcttTTACCAGCCCTTTTAACCCAATTTCTACAAGTTTCCTTCGCTAAAGCCCTTTTGAACTACATTCCCCAAAATGCAACGGCGTTCAAAATGGCGTCTAGCGTAGCCGCATGAATCTTGATAGCTGGTAAACTTGTAAACATTGccttgagtaaacaaaaatacaccgGGACATTAGTTTTTTACCATTGCAACACGATAATGCAGCTTTTTGGCACAGTTTTGAAATATGTCGTCAAAAGGCCGTTCGTTTATTCGTGTCGGAAGCTGTGCACTGCTAACAGACAGCTAGCTCTGGGAGAAGAGACTGTACTGATCGTGGGCTCGAACTCGCGACTGCTGCAGCGGCTCGGCTCACAGGTACAGATGTGGGTTGGTTAATAAAGGCATTTAAATGTACCATTGAGCATTTGTAAGTGGGCTTGTATTTTATACCATTTAATTATATCGTtgtgttattatattattttgcctgTCATATGAGTTGATGCATGCAATTTAAATTAATGATCAGTAAGCAATTCAAAGAGTAATTGAAATTGAGTAaagcctttctttctttcttttttttttgtttttttaagaaactTGTGGACTAAATAAAAACGAATTAACCTTTGTGGACTAAACAAAGTAGTTGACAAAGAGAAAGGgataaaggtacactgtgtaacttatgGGGtgggtttccatggagatcttccacagtatgacattaaaccgaTCCACCTGGCATTTATTGAAGTacaataaatgcatgtttttattacttgaaaaacatgcgttcatactgtgagtgggtttgcctcttcatagatctgaacTTGGTCTGGTTGTATcatcttcttgtttccatggagatagatgttaATATTTGCTGTTAAATTCCTACTTTTTTGCAGGTGGAAGTGAGACCCGGTTTCAtcacagaggaagaagaggctgCTCTGCTGAAGGAGCTCGAGCCAGGCCTGAAGAGGAAACGCTACGAGTTTGACCACTGGGACAATGTAAGGCTAACTATCCAAATTCTGCTTTTGGAGATTAAACGCATTAAGCAAATCGTCAGGGGCATGATATCCAGGAGCGTTTGCCGATTCatcaaccagaaccagaacttAATCAACCAGATTAAATATTAGCAATCCTTAACTGGCACAAGTGTTATTTTAAAGAGAATAGATCCAATTTAGTAAATGAGCATTTGTTGCAGGCAATCCACGGTTACAGGGAAACGGAGCGTGTGACGTGGGGGCCAGCCTGTGCGGAGGTCTTGAACAGGGTCCGGTCTTTGGCCTTCCCTTCAGACAGTCCACTCCTGGGACCAGTCCATGTCCTGGATCTGGACCAGAAAGGATATATCAAGCCACACATAGACAGTGTCAAggtactagtgttgtcacaatattaaaattttataCTTTATTCATTCCTTTATAATTTCCttatttttgtttcacgtgttcatatttcagttctGTGGCAGCACCATCGCTGGCTTGAACCTGCTGTCTGCCAGTGTCATGCGTTTAGTAAAGCAAGACTCCCCACATGAATGGCTGGACCTTCTCTTACCTCGGTACTCTCTGTATATTATGAGGTATAATCCAATTCAACATGTAAAATACAATGGAAACATTTGctgtactttaactttttcttttctttttccagaGAGGAAGCAAGATATGATTTTACCCATGAGATTCTCAAGGACGAGGAGTCAGTGTTCAATGGACAGAGGGTGCCACGGCAACGGAGGATCTCAGTTATATGTCGCAACCTACCCAGCTGAGGAGACAACCAAAGAGAAACTGGACATTTATACAAGAATAAAAAGAGAGGAATCATGTAGCAGTTTTCTGGAGAGATAATCATTCATTCAgcacatgtttgtaaagatACGGCAATAGTAAAAGGAGGCTAAATTATGTTCAATGGAAATGAAAATCTAAATTCACTCTACAGACTTAACATTAGGGCTACTTTAACTATTTCTGATTCTTCAATTCTTCTgatcaataatacactttatttgtaaatattctcaaTTTAGAAGGTTTCTGTATTTAGACCTTTTGTTAacaattaaaatctaaatatacaACAGGAATCATCATATGATCACTTgaatactaaaataattgttagttgcaataaataaaaactattgtCAAAATCTTAAAACCTACGACAAGATGGATCTTTCACAATGAATTTAATGTGTAAATATAATTTATGAAATACAACTGTTGTATCACTTACTGTGTTCTAGTCATAATTACAGGATATTTTTACAATTCATTTTTGAACGAATAAGCTGATAGTAGAAAAAGTACTCCGTGGATTATATAATTGTtacttttgtaatttatttatttattttatattaacaaCAGTCTTGACTTAATATAAGATGTAATCATTCCAGATTATAAATATCACTCAGTTATTATGTGACAAGTTGTGAGTTAACTTAAGTCACTTCATTTCATTACTTCATGTTGATCATGCAAATGTACCAGCTTTAGTCCTAAGAAAACAGGTGCCTTCAAGACAAATGAGGATTTGGTGTTCTCAACACCTGAGAACAAGAATTTTAAAATTATCCAGTAACAAATCTTTTAATTATTATgcatgctttatttatttagcctgAAATAACAAGTtcagatgaaaaaaatataaactataaaaaaattAGTAAAATCCTCACCCTCTTTTTCCACGCTCGGGttctctaccagaggcctggaagcttgagggttctgtgcagtatctttgctttttctagtactgcacttttctggactgagatggcTGAGGTTTTTCCTGAGATCTGCTGTaaccactcctccagtttgggggtcactgccctgaGTTCTCCAGTGACctgcaccactgatgcctttaTCTTCTAGgtcttctccagctcttttctgagcccctggtatttctctagtttctcatgttcctttttcctgatgctCCCACCAgttggtactgcgatgtccaccacaacaacaTTTTGCCGATCCAATACTAGTGAAATATGAAGTAAATATTAGTAAAATACAATTCCTATATTATGACATTGACTCAGTACTTGAAACTGGTTGTGATACAATAAAGATAAAACATGCTCCttttttagtaataataataaaataataaaacaaaataatagtacttctTATGTTACTATGGAATCTTCTATACTAAACTCTTAAATACTATActcaaaattacattaaaactcTTCAGAAAGGCTCAAATGTTGTTATTAATGTGATTAGTGCAGTAACGATACTTGCTcagatgagtatctagtttcagtattagcTTTAGTATgattagtatgtgattttcaatcCCTTTGAGTAACCTACCCAATATACCAGTGCATGTGGACAGAGGCGTGAGTAAGATTGGGAGCTATGGGCTTAATGTTTTGGTTAAGACATGCTTAAATTAGATAACCCTAATTCTTTGTTATCTTTAAACCGTCAACTTTCCCTGTAGTTTGAATCAGGTTTTtgcatctttttaaaaatggatgaaatgcaaataatgataaaatacacAGCGTCAACTGCGCTAGTCAGGTTTTAGTCAATTGAAGGTGCTAGGATGAAGTTCTGCCACGTTTTGCTCCTGTTGGGTAAGTTACAAGAAAATTAATGATTTTGCGATTAtttatacactaccagtcaaaaataTGGACAGACTTTCAAATTCATTtgaaatttgttttttctttatgtttactatttCTGCATTGAAGGTAGCTGAaaatatgtagcaaagaaagaaaataactaactaaatatgttttacatttaaatggtcacatttatatagcactttctaccttcaaggctctcaaagcgctttagaTAAAGAAAccactcattcacacaaacatcacactcACTGGTGTATGCACCGAGGCAAGGGGGGTTAAGCtccttacccaaggacacatctATGGGAACAGGAAttgcatcgccaacctgtgagtgacTGGATCTGCCAGCTCtgccagtgatgtttatgtcaaaagaGATTCGAACTTCCTGAAATgcttttcacttcacagctgtccCTTGTTCCAAGATTGTGCAAAGCAATGATCAAAGCAAGTTCTGaagaatgtaaaatataaaacacactttCAGTTATTTTACTACATTCTATAGGTGCTCAGtctgtgtccaaacatttgactaaaatatagTGTTTTGGGTTTCTGCAAATAATGAATGTGTAACTTTCAGTCAGAGGtgagtagagtagccaaaaaattacttcaaaattaatattactctagtagaagtacaaagaaaaGCTCAAGTAACACTTAAAAtgtgggaaaactactactcaagtaagagtaacatgttcaaatcatttaatattgtcgacataaaacttttgtcgCTTGTAAACTCaatcacagtgggaagagtaagaaacacttttactcaagtaagagtactctttcttcaataaaaatattattcaagtaaaagtatgctgctagaaaagtactcttaaaaagtaaatttttttttttagaaagttattcaagtaaatgaAACTGAGTGAATATGAGTATAGTGAATAGAATATAAGTGAGTACCACCCACCTCTGCTTTCAATGTGTATAATTTATAAAGCTATATAAAGGCATACTAGACTAATCAAAGTATTCTGTGTTCTTCTTTAGGCATACTTGCTGCTGTAAGTGATGCTTTTCCTGCAGGTAAGAATCCATTTGTAAACATATATATTGTCTCTGGTAATATTAAATGTTTGGTAATATTAATAAACaacacagtaaaaaataaaaaaataataataaataaataaaataaataaaaaaaacattttatatatatatatatatatatatatatatatatatatatatatatatatatatatatatatatatatatatatatatatatatatatatatatatatatatatatatatatatatatatatatatatatatatatatatatatatatatatatatatatatatatatatatatatatatatatatatatatatatatatataaagacaaTAACAGTTTGGTGTTATTTTGCTCAATTTGCAGATTAAGTGACCAAAATCTACAAAATATGACAAAGTATTGTACATAGGGTTGTGCAATATCTTGAAAGAAATCACAAACtaatctatactaaaactagtatcaaaactagatactaaaaaagccacatcaacaggacagaaatgaacctttcctgaatagttttagaatgatcttgagctttatcagaacaaatataagacacatagactagtatgcgCCCATGGGCCACTATGGAACGTACGTGGGCAACTGAGAGattaaacagactcaaacacaacctcctgaaaatgtgtctggTTTTACAGGTTCCTGTGATGGATACACCAACATCAGTCAAGCTTGGAGACATGCCATGTTCAGTTCGCCATATTTTGAGGACAATCCATACGACGACTCTTTTATGGTTTCAAAGTGGTGGCGCTTTGTGGGGATCGCTGGAGATATAGTGATAACTACGTGTAAGTCATTCAGTACGGGGAACATGTACAGCATTGGAGTAGAGCCTTCCATGATGCCCACGACCCAATCATCAACCGCAACCCCAGTGACGGCGTACGCGTACCAAGGATCATCATGTTTCCCTATGGCCTTTTCTGTACAAATGGTCCTGTGTCCTGGAGACTTCTACGTGTACAAACCGCTCTCTCACCCTGCATCTTCCGGCTACTCAACATGTAAGCACGGAATTTTTTTATGAGTAGTGCTGAAATGGAATGGAAAATAacaaattacaaatactcacaaTATTGTAATTGTGTAGATGTTTTGGGTAGTTGTACTTTTTTGACTAGATTAAACCTTTACTGGTAATGGAGCATAATTCtagccatgtaactgtaattagtgacaattaaaaatatatgagtACTCAATACAGCACAAGTCCCAATTGTCCCAGTCTACAGGTGTCTCACCTCTAATCTCTGCTTCTTTCTAAACTgacaaacacacataacatcACTGTAtcacctgctctgattggacagagctCAGAGAATGAGCAGCTTGTGGTTTGAAATGACTAAATTTTGCTTTAAACTGTTcaatttatataaaatattgatctaaaaacaATGCTAAGAACATGTTAAAAAGTAACTAGTCCTCTTAGTAGAGttagtattttttatgtgtacTTATAATGGTACACATTTTTATCCATGTATCTGTATCTTTTACTTGAGAACAAATTTGCCACACCACCACTGTTCACTGTTCAATTCAAACTGAAGCAGTTTCTGAACTCTTTAGGACAATCAAAAGGCTGTGCTCTTTGTGAAGCTGAGGCTCTGTAGTCTTGGTCTCTGCTGTCTGATTTACTCTAATTATAAGTGGAGACAAGCTCAGAGGAAAATCCTGCCTGGATTTATTTctggtaaatataaatggaataAAGTTGCTGTTAGGAGGTAGGGCCATATGTACATGGAGTGCTTATTGGGACTTGACAATTATTTTTTAGTGATTCTGGCTTCAGCTGTGAAAAAAAAAGGAGATTTAAGGACCTAAAATACGTTTTTAAAAAATCCAGGTGGAATTCATATAAAAGTCCTATTAAAATTTAgaggattttttaatttatttgtggaTTTGCAGGTCAACTTGATCCTGATTCATCCCGtgatagttttattattattatatattgattatatatttattattatactgactaaataaataagtaaaataaattcaaacatACCTGAACTGGTCCTTTACATTCCACGGTTCTAAACCTCTCAGTAAAAAATAAGTATGTACACATGTGGAATCCAAAAAAGCCTAACATACATACTCATTATAGACCTTGCTTAATGAAACGTAAACAAGGGTAACAGCAAGAGGACATGCTCCCACCACTTCTAACCAGTGGTTGTTGTTTCAGGGCATCGTGCCTGCCATCCAGATtcctgtgggccaaatgcagaATGTTCCTATTTTACCATTTATGGTGTTTGCAATTGTCTGCCTGGGTATGGTATGGAACGAGATAAAGAAACAATGCCTCCAGATGATGTACTATGCATAGGTAATCCAGCACATACTAGTTCACTTCATAGGGATGTTGCATGCACTGGGAGGCTCTTAACGTTTTTCTGTTCCAGATGTTGAGGAATGTCTTAACACAGATGTGTGTGGGCCACGGGCTAACTGTACAAATTATGAAGGAGGATACAACTGCACCTGTTTCACTGGATACGAACCAAATATTCCAACTGAGAAATCATCTCCAAGTAATCCTTGCACtggtaatattaaaaaacagtttttcatttgactGTTGTAGAAAAGGGTCATCTAAAAGGTTTTTAAAATTATGACTTGGTAATCCCTAGTTAAATCTGAACATAACTCATGACAAAAACACATCTAAACTAAGATGTAaccacattttaataaaagtctCAAATAAATACCAATACAGTACGTCTCAACACCTCTCCACAACCACCAAGCCCACTGACTATCCGCCAATCTCGGCTCCAGGACCATGTCacaaaaaaagcacatttttggaCACATGGGGAAAGCCTAACCTGGCTCTCGCCATATTGATGTGTAGCCATCCGAATTCAGTTCTACACATCAATTTGGGGTGGCTCTCGCTGAAAGAGATGGGAACAAGTGATTGGAGAGTTCAAACAAGTACTTCATGCTGATTGGTGGAAGcggaacaagccaaaaaatttaaattttgttacatccagttgacagaaaagCACATGTATATTACCTGTCCAGAAATGCACCTGCAAAATGcatctgcatatttttcaaaaacaaaatagtctgtattttttgctaaaataagCCGAAGTACGTTTGTTGGCATCACCATGTTTGTTAAAGTTTGTTCAGCGCTGGCTTTCACTCAAACtgcaatgctgctctgtgattggtcagtcttGGAACCTACAACAAGCGAGTGCTTCAGCCAGAGCCAAACAAGATTGATTCCCAAGAGActgtgaactcacaaaaattacaagaattcatcttgctggcCTGGGCAGAAAAAGCTTGCGTCTTTCATGAACCTCTAGCCACACCATCTCTGTGAAATTTAAAATAGGATTTCTTTGCTTATTCTCCTTGTCCCAACAGGTGTTAAAGGACAGATCCAATCCCTCTTAACAGAAACCTCATGTCAAGTCATCTTGTTTATTCTTTTAATTTACAAATAGTGCCTGGGCTTTTTTTCTCATCTTCAACATTGATTAATTATTTCTTAGACTAAaatttcatgaacattttgGTATTTTCCTTTTTGATTAAAGTAGTTTTTAATTTAGCCATGTCTAAATACTTTCTATTAAAGATTAAGACAGCAGGACCACTCTAAAACTAGTACCTGTCAACCAAGAATAAAAATCAGGGCTAAATTGGCATACAGATCTAACCAGTGCTTGTCTTGGATTAACCCTGGAACATACCAACTTTAAACCAAGATACAAACCAGGGATAAATATGCCTGTATTTGGACTATACAACACGCTGTATTTTAAACTGTTCAGATTTTGActgtaatcttttttttatttaaagacatCGATGAGTGCGAGGACGAAACAATTTGTGTCGAGAATGCAGCCTGTTTCAACACCGATGGGAATTACACATGTGAATGCAATCCAGGCTTTTACTCTGACCCTCCAGCCTGCAATGGTCAGCTCCTAGTTTTTATTTGTCGTATGAAATCGTCAGTACTATTCAGTCACTTCTAACCCCTTGCTTTTCACAGACATCGATGAGTGTTTAAATGACACACTGTGTGGTCCTAATGCTGTTTGCAACAACACCATTGGTTCGTACACCTGTGCATGTGAAGTGGGCTACAGAGAGACTACTCTCCTCTATGAGCCCAGCCCGACAAACGCCTGTGTTGGTAAAGTTACTACATTTTTAATGGTCAACCGTCCTCAAAATTGTGCCCACAAAATGAATACCCATGAATACTTTAACTGGATCTGTGCACAACAGAGCCCAACAACATCTATGAGGTTTatgcagagtcacgctaaaattaataaatatttaaagatcaggtagtgaacagggagctgcaggtggatgtcactgacaacatgtgaaacaatacacaaataaaatgaatacttcactggaggacacttctgtgttgagaaagagatgtttgtgtctcaatgctaatgctatgctaatttgaggtataataaatattaaaacaccaccaactgaagtattctacacataaatataattggatagtactatatactttattttaattattttcaattttaataggttgtttattttatgttttccgattttaataaaagtgactgttggATTTGAGACATGGTGATCTCGCTAGCATGCCTCTGTGCACAAAGGGAAAGAGATTTTTTTGCATGACATAAGTCATACACTACATTAATTTTTATCCATCTGTTActgtagtaacagtaataattGCTCTCCCTCCTTTCTATTAAGAGGGGATGTAGGCAGGGTTGTCCCTTAAGTCCTTTACCGTTTGATTTTACCATCCAACATAAAAGAATATATAATGCAACAAAGACTGAAATGCACTTTACAACTTGCTTTTTGTTTATAGACATCGA of the Periophthalmus magnuspinnatus isolate fPerMag1 chromosome 8, fPerMag1.2.pri, whole genome shotgun sequence genome contains:
- the alkbh7 gene encoding alpha-ketoglutarate-dependent dioxygenase alkB homolog 7, mitochondrial, producing MQLFGTVLKYVVKRPFVYSCRKLCTANRQLALGEETVLIVGSNSRLLQRLGSQVEVRPGFITEEEEAALLKELEPGLKRKRYEFDHWDNAIHGYRETERVTWGPACAEVLNRVRSLAFPSDSPLLGPVHVLDLDQKGYIKPHIDSVKFCGSTIAGLNLLSASVMRLVKQDSPHEWLDLLLPRYSLYIMREEARYDFTHEILKDEESVFNGQRVPRQRRISVICRNLPS